One Poecilia reticulata strain Guanapo linkage group LG19, Guppy_female_1.0+MT, whole genome shotgun sequence genomic window carries:
- the LOC103481885 gene encoding transmembrane protein 100 has translation MAHLFLASKITMPDDLYAKGGGRIPRNAVRIPTSISAERLSREKTRKDSAVVVTTRIPHVNEVQLTAATGGAEMSCYRCVVPFGVFVLIAGVVVTAVAYTFNTHGSTISLLGLVLLSAGLGLLGSSAICWRLRLRKKKDKRRESQTALMVSQGYCVP, from the coding sequence aTGGCTCACCTGTTCCTCGCCAGCAAGATCACCATGCCGGACGACCTCTACGCCAAAGGGGGCGGAAGGATCCCGAGGAACGCCGTGAGGATACCGACGTCCATCTCGGCAGAGAGGCTGAGCCGGGAGAAGACCAGGAAGGACAGTGCTGTCGTCGTGACAACACGTATACCGCACGTCAACGAGGTCCAGCTGACGGCGGCGACCGGCGGCGCGGAGATGTCCTGCTACCGCTGCGTGGTGCCGTTTGGCGTGTTTGTCCTCATCGCCGGCGTCGTGGTGACGGCGGTGGCCTACACCTTCAACACCCATGGGTCCACCATCTCCCTGCTCGGACTGGTGCTGCTTTCTGCAGGGCTGGGCCTGCTGGGATCCAGCGCCATCTGCTGGAGACTCCGGCTAAGGAAGAAGAAGGACAAACGAAGGGAGAGTCAAACCGCCCTCATGGTCAGCCAGGGCTACTGCGTGCCCTAA